One window of Roseisolibacter agri genomic DNA carries:
- a CDS encoding BTAD domain-containing putative transcriptional regulator: protein MLAVAGDSGLSRDKLVTLLWPEAEEERARHSLTQALYAARRALGADDLFVTSGDIRLNRERLTSDVGELEAALANDELERAAALYQGPFLDGFFLPGSVEFEQWATAQRQRLEDRAAGALDRLARAAEDAGDVREALDWRRRLAAIRPLDASVAVSLMTVLAQTGDRAGALQHARLHETLLRDQLGLDPDPVVSSFAARLREPIDWQREAQPAAAGATAAAATAVLASPPAFTPTLAPPTEVEPEPEPAPEPEVAAAALPVRIADPDAGPVRVVPAPGRPRWRLGVAAAIAVVVALVAGVVWWRREPPAAPVAAAPRLEQKVVVAPFRVTGASGSLAYLRDGLAELLAARLADDSSARSVDAGTVLAAWRSAGLTGSGEVPRDTVVRLAERLGAERVVVGSVVGTPSRVVVSATVVAVPSGEASAEASVEGPADSVTALVDRLAARLLVLGAGEDASLSSQTTGSLRALRAFLDGQAAFRRGSHAVAVRRFEEALQVDSTFALAALQLARASDRLHLSAPRARAIALAWRERSTLDERARALLVALAGPRYPAPSSAEEQVAAWERLIDLTPDRAEPWFELAARLHHEGATVGIGDGRTRAITALRRALALEPTYVPARELLAQIDASQAVDARLPLAPFLRWRAAVVAGDSTALRTMRASLAQLGPTNLRAIAMASQQDAVALDDARRAVRQLAARGGRPADRVDALLAEHALALNEGRARDALAATERLAELRPGTRGHLRLRVLDALYGDGRRDAGDAAALTLQRAADAAPAAEPTARAIQLADVCVVAHWRLARGDTAGVRRAVEQLRAEPLRVPLAAPPAAAGGAACAALLEAALAVERRAPDAAAAVARLDALALTAAVSDDAVAYAPILVARLHARLGDGRSALGAVRRRGYQVAWPRYLAAALRDEGRYAAQEGDMDAARDAYERFLMLRADPDPELRPQVDEVRAALNAP from the coding sequence GTGCTCGCCGTGGCCGGCGACAGCGGGCTGAGCCGGGACAAGCTGGTCACCCTGCTCTGGCCCGAGGCGGAGGAGGAGCGCGCGCGCCACTCGCTGACCCAGGCGCTCTATGCCGCGCGACGCGCGCTCGGCGCCGACGACCTGTTCGTGACCTCGGGCGACATCCGGCTCAACCGCGAGCGGCTCACGAGCGACGTCGGGGAGCTCGAGGCCGCGCTCGCGAACGACGAGCTGGAGCGTGCGGCCGCGCTCTACCAGGGGCCCTTCCTCGACGGCTTCTTCCTGCCGGGCTCGGTGGAGTTCGAGCAGTGGGCGACCGCCCAGCGGCAGCGCCTGGAAGACCGGGCCGCCGGCGCGCTCGACCGGCTGGCGCGCGCGGCCGAGGACGCGGGCGACGTGCGCGAGGCGCTCGACTGGCGCCGGCGGCTGGCCGCGATCCGCCCGCTCGACGCCTCGGTCGCGGTCTCGCTGATGACGGTGCTCGCCCAGACGGGCGACCGCGCCGGCGCCCTCCAGCACGCACGCCTGCACGAGACGCTGCTCCGCGACCAGCTCGGCCTCGACCCCGACCCGGTCGTCAGCTCGTTCGCCGCCCGGCTCCGCGAGCCGATCGACTGGCAGCGCGAGGCGCAGCCCGCGGCCGCGGGAGCGACGGCCGCCGCGGCGACCGCGGTGCTCGCCTCGCCGCCCGCCTTCACGCCGACGCTGGCGCCGCCGACGGAGGTCGAGCCGGAGCCCGAGCCCGCGCCGGAGCCCGAGGTCGCTGCCGCCGCGCTGCCGGTCCGCATCGCCGACCCGGACGCGGGACCGGTGCGCGTGGTCCCGGCGCCGGGGCGCCCGCGCTGGCGGCTGGGCGTCGCCGCCGCGATCGCGGTCGTCGTCGCCCTGGTCGCGGGGGTCGTCTGGTGGCGGCGCGAGCCGCCCGCCGCGCCGGTCGCCGCGGCGCCGCGCCTGGAGCAGAAGGTGGTGGTCGCCCCCTTCCGGGTGACCGGCGCCAGCGGGTCGCTCGCCTACCTCCGCGACGGGCTGGCCGAGCTGCTCGCGGCGCGCCTGGCGGACGACAGCAGTGCGCGCTCGGTGGATGCTGGCACCGTCCTGGCCGCATGGCGCTCCGCCGGTCTCACCGGAAGTGGCGAGGTCCCGCGCGACACGGTCGTGCGCCTCGCGGAGCGGCTGGGAGCCGAGCGGGTGGTCGTCGGCAGCGTCGTGGGGACGCCGAGCCGGGTCGTGGTGAGCGCGACCGTCGTCGCCGTCCCGTCCGGGGAGGCGAGCGCCGAGGCGAGCGTGGAGGGGCCGGCGGACAGCGTGACGGCGCTGGTGGATCGGCTCGCGGCGCGGCTCCTGGTCCTCGGTGCCGGCGAGGACGCGTCGCTCTCCAGCCAGACGACCGGGTCGTTGCGCGCGCTGCGGGCGTTCCTCGACGGGCAGGCGGCGTTCCGGCGCGGCAGCCACGCGGTGGCGGTGCGCCGCTTCGAGGAGGCGCTGCAGGTCGACTCGACGTTCGCGCTGGCGGCGCTGCAGCTGGCGCGGGCGAGCGACCGCCTGCACCTGTCGGCGCCGCGCGCGCGGGCGATCGCGCTGGCGTGGCGCGAGCGCTCGACGCTGGACGAGCGCGCGCGGGCGCTGCTGGTGGCGCTGGCGGGCCCGCGCTACCCGGCGCCGTCGAGCGCCGAGGAGCAGGTGGCGGCCTGGGAGCGGCTCATCGACCTCACGCCGGATCGGGCGGAGCCCTGGTTCGAGCTGGCCGCGCGCCTCCACCACGAGGGGGCGACCGTGGGGATCGGCGACGGCCGGACGCGCGCGATCACGGCGCTGCGTCGCGCGCTCGCGCTGGAGCCGACGTACGTGCCCGCGCGCGAGCTGCTGGCGCAGATCGACGCGTCGCAGGCGGTCGACGCGCGCCTGCCGCTCGCGCCCTTCCTCCGCTGGCGGGCGGCCGTCGTCGCCGGCGACTCGACGGCGCTGCGGACGATGCGGGCGTCGCTGGCGCAGCTCGGGCCCACCAACCTGCGCGCGATCGCGATGGCGTCGCAGCAGGACGCGGTGGCGCTGGACGATGCGCGGCGCGCGGTGCGGCAGCTGGCGGCGCGCGGCGGCCGGCCGGCGGACCGGGTGGACGCGCTGCTGGCCGAGCATGCGCTGGCGCTGAACGAGGGCCGCGCGCGCGACGCGCTGGCCGCCACCGAGCGGCTGGCCGAGCTGCGGCCCGGGACGCGCGGGCACCTGCGGCTGCGGGTGCTGGACGCGTTGTACGGCGACGGGCGGCGCGACGCCGGCGACGCCGCGGCGCTGACGCTGCAGCGCGCCGCCGACGCGGCGCCCGCGGCCGAGCCGACGGCGCGCGCGATCCAGCTGGCGGACGTGTGCGTGGTGGCGCATTGGCGGCTGGCGCGCGGCGACACGGCCGGCGTGCGCCGCGCGGTCGAGCAGCTGCGCGCGGAGCCGCTGCGGGTGCCGCTCGCCGCGCCGCCGGCGGCGGCGGGAGGCGCTGCGTGCGCGGCGCTGCTCGAGGCGGCGCTGGCCGTCGAGCGCCGCGCGCCGGATGCGGCGGCCGCGGTCGCGCGGCTCGACGCGCTGGCGTTGACCGCCGCGGTGAGCGACGATGCGGTGGCGTATGCACCCATCCTCGTCGCGCGGCTGCACGCGCGCCTGGGCGACGGTCGCTCCGCGCTCGGTGCGGTGCGGCGGCGCGGGTACCAGGTCGCGTGGCCGCGCTACCTCGCGGCGGCGCTGCGCGACGAGGGGCGCTACGCGGCGCAGGAGGGCGACATGGACGCGGCGCGCGACGCGTACGAGCGCTTCCTGATGCTTCGCGCGGACCCCGATCCGGAGCTGCGTCCACAGGTGGACGAGGTACGCGCGGCGCTCAACGCGCCCTGA
- a CDS encoding DUF5985 family protein yields MDGLMDIGLLVYTLCAITSLACAVLLLRAYRRARQRLLLWSGLCFCGLALNNVLLVVDTRFAPASDLSMVRTLPALVGVSLLLYGFIWDADA; encoded by the coding sequence ATGGACGGTCTCATGGACATCGGACTGCTCGTCTACACGCTCTGCGCGATCACCAGCCTCGCCTGCGCGGTGCTGCTGCTGCGCGCGTACCGGCGCGCCCGCCAGCGCCTCCTGCTCTGGAGCGGGCTCTGTTTCTGCGGGCTGGCGCTGAACAACGTGCTGCTGGTGGTGGACACGCGCTTCGCGCCCGCGTCCGACCTGTCGATGGTGCGCACCCTGCCGGCGCTCGTCGGCGTGTCGCTGCTGCTCTACGGCTTCATCTGGGATGCCGATGCGTGA
- a CDS encoding alpha,alpha-trehalose-phosphate synthase (UDP-forming), which translates to MTAPRLLGAPEVRPDIRPLDARRVAPASRVLIVSNRLPSTVRVDEGRVQLTPSAGGLATGLRGVHDAAGSTWIGWSGAPAELPSATRREIALRLAEVDALGVPIHGPEIAGFYQRFANGVLWPVLHDRDDHPDPDPDDWATYRAVNARFAAVVAEEARPGDRVWVHDYHLMLVPRLLRARRPDLRTGFFLHTPFPDSMASLPQRRTLLDGILGADVVGFHTPAYAARFGDAVRATLGRDVELASGAGFADDDGRAVSVHACPMSVDAAGFAARATDPRVIRRVQELRAAGGPLFVGVDRLDHTKGIPERLAAFERLLDERPELRGRARLLQLAVPSREDVPAYRELRARVEALVARVNRRFATLAWQPVTYVYGSVDEVELSAMYCAADVMLVTPLRDGMNLVAKEFVASRIDEKGVLVLGEHAGAAAELRAALLVDPRDAGELSRAYARALDMSPAERRVRMRRLRARVDAHDVRRWADECLALLGADLQASERRGPGR; encoded by the coding sequence ATGACCGCGCCGCGCCTGCTGGGCGCGCCGGAGGTCCGGCCCGACATTCGGCCGCTCGACGCGCGACGGGTCGCGCCGGCGAGCCGCGTGCTCATCGTCTCCAACCGCCTCCCGTCGACCGTCCGTGTGGATGAGGGACGCGTGCAGCTGACGCCGAGCGCGGGCGGGCTGGCGACCGGGCTGCGCGGCGTGCACGACGCGGCGGGGAGCACCTGGATCGGCTGGTCCGGCGCGCCGGCCGAGCTGCCGTCCGCCACCCGGCGCGAGATCGCGCTCCGCCTGGCCGAGGTGGACGCCCTCGGCGTGCCGATCCACGGGCCCGAGATCGCGGGCTTCTACCAGCGCTTCGCCAACGGGGTGCTGTGGCCCGTGCTGCACGATCGCGACGACCACCCCGACCCGGATCCGGACGACTGGGCGACGTACCGCGCCGTCAACGCGCGCTTCGCCGCCGTCGTGGCCGAGGAAGCGCGGCCGGGCGACCGCGTGTGGGTGCACGACTACCATCTGATGCTCGTGCCGCGGCTGCTGCGGGCGCGGCGTCCGGACCTGCGCACCGGCTTCTTCCTCCACACGCCGTTCCCCGACTCGATGGCGTCGCTGCCGCAGCGGCGCACGCTGCTCGACGGGATCCTGGGCGCGGACGTCGTGGGCTTCCACACGCCCGCCTACGCGGCGCGCTTCGGCGATGCGGTGCGCGCGACGCTGGGCCGCGACGTCGAGCTGGCCTCGGGCGCGGGCTTCGCGGACGACGACGGGCGCGCGGTGTCGGTGCACGCCTGTCCGATGAGCGTCGATGCCGCGGGCTTCGCGGCGCGGGCCACGGATCCACGCGTGATCCGGCGCGTGCAGGAGCTGCGCGCGGCCGGCGGGCCCCTGTTCGTCGGCGTCGACCGGCTGGACCACACCAAGGGGATCCCCGAGCGGCTGGCGGCGTTCGAGCGGCTGCTGGACGAGCGTCCCGAGCTGCGCGGCCGTGCGCGGCTGCTGCAGCTGGCGGTGCCGTCGCGCGAGGACGTGCCCGCGTACCGCGAGCTGCGCGCGCGGGTGGAGGCGCTGGTCGCGCGCGTGAACCGCCGCTTCGCGACGCTCGCATGGCAGCCCGTCACGTACGTCTACGGCAGCGTGGACGAGGTCGAGCTGTCGGCGATGTACTGCGCGGCCGACGTGATGCTGGTGACGCCGCTGCGCGACGGCATGAACCTCGTCGCGAAGGAGTTCGTGGCCAGCCGCATCGACGAGAAGGGCGTGCTGGTGCTGGGCGAGCACGCCGGCGCGGCGGCCGAGCTGCGCGCGGCGCTGCTGGTGGATCCGCGCGACGCGGGCGAGCTGAGTCGCGCGTACGCCCGCGCGCTCGACATGTCGCCGGCGGAGCGGCGCGTGCGCATGCGCCGGCTGCGCGCGCGCGTGGACGCGCACGACGTGCGGCGCTGGGCGGACGAGTGCCTGGCGCTGCTGGGCGCGGACCTGCAGGCATCGGAGCGCCGCGGCCCGGGGCGCTGA